The sequence below is a genomic window from Paenibacillus sp. DCT19.
AGGGAATACGCCACGACTTTGCGAATAAGCCGTACAATACCTTCCATCGTGCTCTGGTTCATCGCTTCTTGTAAAATGAGCCGTTCTCGCAAAGAAATTCTACGTTTAAATGCAATTGCCACGAGTGTAGCCATCGTCATGAAGCCTAGTCCACCAATCTGGATTAAAAAAGCGATGATAACTTGACCAAGCACCGAGAAATGAGTACCTGTGTCTACAACGACCAATCCAGTCACACAAACGGCTGATGTTGCCGTGAATAGTGCATCAATAAAAGAAAGGCTTTCCCCACTCTGACTCGATGCTGGAAGCATTAGCAATAATGTTCCTAGCAGAATAATCCCAGCAAAGCCGAGCACCAGAATCCGAGGCGGGGACAGGTTCAGCCATTGAACATTTAATTTCACTTATGGATCATCCACCTCTACTAAAATGAAAACAACTCCACCATGTGGAGTTTCAACCTAAACGGTATGATTCGTATGGATTTAACGTATACATAAATGTTGAACTATATTGTATTCGTTCCCTTAATACGTTGCAGACATGCGGATTGTTACACATTTGCTTCAAAAATTATAATCGCTGGAACGTTTGCGAACAAAACGATTTTTGATGAAATAGCATCGAATTTCGCCAAAAAGGGAAAAACTCAGATATCGGTATGGATTGATCTGATTATTTCGATCATTTTCATTCATTTTCAAGGATTTACACAGGTTCTCGTTTCGCTATTGGCGTTCAAGGCTTCGCCTGTGATATCTTTACTTTAATATCCATATTAATAAAGGAGGAAACATATTAAATGAATCCCTTAGGGCAGCCTTTAGAACTCAAAGCGAACTTCAAGCGTTTAGGGTTGCTTGCGGCGATCGGCCTGATTCTGTTTTTCGTTTTTCAGATCCTTCCATCTACGTCATCTCAAACGACAGACATCACGTCCACACCCGTTATAAGCAAGGAGCAAGCAACGCAATCAGCAAGATCCTTTGCGGCTTCCGTGGCCGATTATACCCTTCCTAGCAACGAAGAAGAGCCTCTGGTAACGTACCAGACCCATTCAGACATATACGGGTATATGTCCAAAACGAAGCAACTAGATGCTTACAATAAGCAATGGGAAGCTACCTATCCCTATGATGTATACCGCGTACGTTTGGTCGATAACGATCGAGGCGGTTACTTAAATGTCGACGTACATATGAAGACTGGCAAAGTGGTCGGATTCACCCGAGAGCTTCCTTCTTCCCTCTACGCTTCGGCTAATGTTGAAGAAGATCAACAGAAACCCGATGCGACGATTCGTGTGGCTGAAGGAAATATATCTTTAGAACAGAAAGAACGTCTTGCTGCAGGTGTACTTACCGAATTTGGATATGAAATTCCCAAGCTCCAGTTAGATACACAGGATGGAGAAGGTGGACTGAAATATACGGACTTAGATAAGCAAATCGGGGACTCCAACCTGGAGTTAAACTTTACGTTTGAAGGTGGCGCGGTTCGTTCCTTTGAAGCTGTTTTCTCCGTGCCTGACTCCCATACCCAGTATGTAAAAGATCAGACGCGCCAGGCTAACTACATGACATATGGTGGTTACGCATTTTTGACGTTTGTACTCGGCGTATTGGCGATCATCTACAGTATTCTAACAAGAGCGCACACTTCGTTTAAGCGTGGCATCATCTTATCCTTGATTTATTTTGCAGCTTCCGTTATTGGTACGTTGAATATGCTGCCACTCTTAAAATCTCAAGGATTAAACAGCTTCATGCTCAGCTTCCTCATAATATTTCAGATTGGAGTCACGCTCGTCATGAGTGCCACGATCTACCTATCGCTCGTTGCGGGTGATGGGATGTGGAGAAAAATCGGGCTGAACCCTTGGCCACGTGCCAAAGAGCCGGGATACGGTAAATATGTGCTTCACAGTATGTATACAGGTTATCTCTGGGCACTGATCTTGCTTGGTGTGCAATCCATTCTTTTCTTCATCTTAGAGCGTAGTATTGGAACCTGGTCAACAACATCTGCCGATCAATCCACATACAATATGAGCTATGCATGGCTCTTCCCAATCATGGCTTGGATGGCTGGGATCGGGGAAGAGACCGTCTATCGTTTATTCGGTATCCGCATGATGCAGAAGATCGTACGCAACACCTTTATCGCTTGTCTTATTCCGACCATCATCTGGGCATTAGGACATACCTTATATCCAATCTATCCGGTCATTACACGACCAATCGAATTAACTGTGATTGGACTCCTGTTCAGTTTCATTATGCTACGTCATGGCTTTATCGCGGTTGTTTTCAGCCATGTAATATTCAACAGCCTCTTGATGGGTCTGAGCCTTGTCTTCATGGGTGATGCATTCAACGTTTCCGCAGGAATCTTCTGGATTGTACTTCCTGCAATCGTGGGTTATGTCATCTATAAATGTAATCCAAACAAAAAAGAGAAGCCGTATGTCACGACTCCTCATCACGAAGTGCTGCAATAATCTGATTTGCCAGTTTGTCACCAATAGATAGAGGCCGGAAGTCTTCGACGCTGGCCTCTTTTATTTTGCGTAAAGAGCCAAAGTGCTTGAGCAAAAGCTTACGTCTTTTCTCTCCAATGCCCGGAATGGAATCCAAACGTGAAGTTACCATTGATTTGCCACGTTGCTCTCGGTGGAACGAAATGGCGAATCGGTGAACCTCCTCCTGAATCCGTTGCAGCAAATAAAACTCTTGGCTATCTCGCGGTAGCGAAATAACCTCCGGTGGGTTACCAATCATCAGTTGGGATGTTTTGTGTTTGGCATCCTTCACCAGACCACATACAGGAATGAACAAACCTAATTCGTTCTCCAGCACATCCACTGCCGCAGAGATCTGGCCTTTACCTCCGTCCACAACGATCAGATCCGGCTGAGTGAGGTTCTCTTTCAATACACGTTCGTATCTACGACGAATAACCTCTCTCATCGTCTCGTAATCATCGGGGCCTTCAACGGAACGAACCTTGTACTTACGGTACTCTTTCTTATCCGGTTTGCCATCTGTGAACACAATCATAGCCGAAACGGGATTAGTTCCTTGGATGTTCGAGTTATCAAACGCTTCAATTCGGCGTAATTGATCCAGCCCAATCCAGCGCCCTAGACCTTCCGAGGCTTTCGATGTCCGTTCCTCGTTACGCTCAATTAGTCTGAATTTCTCTTCTAACGCCACGCGTGCGTTGTCCACAGCCATCGTAATCATCTGCCGTTTCAAACCGCGCTGCGGAATATGGACCTTGATCTCCAGCCATTCTTGTAACGCAGCGGCTGCCTGGGCTGGCTCTTCCAATCCTGCGGGTTGCGATTCACGCGTTGATGAAGTTGAATCTGGATCGTTATGCTCGGGATCCTCCGTAAGAGCCGTTGATTCCTCTAGAGCTGATGGAGTCTGTGCTGGCTCCATATTAGTTTCATAGGTTACAGACGTTTCGGCCACAAGGGGTTCGTCGGTCTTCACCTGCCACTGCTCTTCCGTCGTCTCCGCGGTTACTGCTGCAGAAACTACTGCTTCTGATTCAGCCTCGTTTTGAATAGTGTCAGCCACTTCCAGCTCTTTAGGCATGTCAGGCAATAAAATCTCTTGCGGCAATGCCGGGTTGTCGCTGTAATACTGAGTCACGTAGGACATGAAATCACTGTACGCTTCGCCGTAAAACGGAAATGTGGATACGTGACGTTCGATCATTTTACCCTGACGCATATATAATATCTGGACACACATCCAGCCTTTATCAATAGCAAAACCAAATACATCACGGTCTCTGGCGTCCGCCATGGTGATCTTCTGTTTTTCCATAATTGCATCAATGGCAATAACCTGATCACGCAGCTCTTTAGCCCGTTCAAAATACAGATCCTCAGCAGCCTCCTGCATTTTGCGCTGTAGATCCTTCTTAATCTCTTCATGCCCACCACTCAGGAAGGAACCAATCTCTTGGGAAATCTCATCGTACTGCTCTTTGTTGACTTCCTCGACACAAGGTGCAAGACATTGACCCATGTGAAAATAGAGACAGACTTCCTTCGGCATCACTCCGCATTTACGTAATGGATACATCCGATCCAGCAGTTTTTTCGTTTGATGAGCCGCATACGAATTGGGATACGGTCCAAAATACTTGGCTTTATCCTTCAGCACCCGCCGGGTTACTTCGAGCCGTGGATGCTTTTCATTCGTGATTTTGAGATAAGGAAAGGTCTTATCATCCTTGAGCAATACGTTATAACGAGGCATATGCTTCTTGATTAGATTACACTCTAGAATAAGTGCTTCCATATTACTGCCCGTCACGATGTATTCGAAATCGCGGATTTCGGATACGAGGCGTTGCGTTTTACCATTATGACTACCCATAAAATAAGACTTAACTCGGTTCTTCAGAACTTTCGCTTTACCTACATAAATAATCGTACCTTCTTTGTTCTTCATCAGGTAACAGCCAGACATATCTGGCAGCAGCGCCAGCTTGTGACGTATATGCTCTAATGCTTTTTCTTGCTCTTGTAAATCTGTCATAAATCCGTCCATCACTCTGTGAATCCTCCTTCCCCGAAAAGGTACACATCAATTGTTCACTTCACACTTCAAGGGGATTAATTATGCCCTCGCCATTTTCATTTATAATACACGTTCAAAAGGGTGGTTTTCAGTGCTTCTTATAATGAATAGTATACTTTATATTGTCCTATATGATAGCATTCGACGCAAAACGCCCCCGGCATATAAACCGGAGGCGAACGTTAAGCCTAGTGTCTTATTGGTGTTTCTCAATAATTCCTTTGAGTGCATCTTTAGAGTTCAGACCAACCACTTTATCAACCGGTTGACCGTCTTTGAAGAAGATCAATGTTGGAATGCTCATTACGCCAAAGCGAGAAGCAGATTCCGGATTTTCGTCCACATTGACTTTTGCAATTTTCACTGCATCGCCAACTTCAGTGGACAGCTCTTCCAGGATTGGAGCGAGCATTTTACAAGGACCGCACCAAGGCGCCCAGAAATCAACAAGAACCGTTCCTTCTCCTTCGACTTCTGCGTTAAAGGATTGATCGGATACGTTAACAATAGCCATGATAATTGTCCTCCTTATATATGCTTACGGTTATTATAACCTGTAACGTCGTGAACGACACTTCCAGTATAACACATGTACTCTTGACTTGTGAAATGAACGGAACAATGTTCATCTATCAAACATCAAATCTTCATAATTATTGATTTCAGGTGTAAATGCAAAATCTTTACAAACGCTTTCTTTTCCAAGTATACTGAACTTACTCCGGGTTTCAGCACCAATAAAGTGCAGGTTCAAAAAGGGTGGTTTTCAGTCCCGAGAAGATGGGATGAAGATAGAAATGGAGTAGCGGAGCGTAGGGAAAACTACGTGAGCAACGGACATTTCGGCTGAATTCCATATTCGATGCTGAGATGCCGTTAGGCATCCATCGTAATCAAAAGTGGACTTTTTGAACTACCTTATATAGGTAGCTGAATATCCCCAAAGGAGGCAATTACATGGATGCAAATGTGCGGATCAGTGACCCGCGTGAACATGTCAACGAAGAACCCCGTAACGATCTATTTGATCTGATTGCAGGTGTAGCTGGCATGGGTGGCCTAATGACCGTGATCTTTTTCGGTATGGTTATCTTCAAATTTCTAACCGAATAGGACAGGACAGTCACACGCAAGATCCAAAAAAGCCTGGCTTTCGCATTGCGAAAACCGGGCTTTTTGCTGAGCATTGTTTAAACTTATTTCAAGCTAGTCGGATCAACGCTTACCCCGCTGATTCTCCCCACGAACGGATACTACATCAACAAATGGACGAATTCGATCCATCAGACGCTGACCCTTGTTCACTTCCTCGCCGTCTTTGCTTGTGAAGCTCAAATGTTTCTCCAGCCCCTCCAAGTTGTAA
It includes:
- a CDS encoding CPBP family intramembrane glutamic endopeptidase; this encodes MNPLGQPLELKANFKRLGLLAAIGLILFFVFQILPSTSSQTTDITSTPVISKEQATQSARSFAASVADYTLPSNEEEPLVTYQTHSDIYGYMSKTKQLDAYNKQWEATYPYDVYRVRLVDNDRGGYLNVDVHMKTGKVVGFTRELPSSLYASANVEEDQQKPDATIRVAEGNISLEQKERLAAGVLTEFGYEIPKLQLDTQDGEGGLKYTDLDKQIGDSNLELNFTFEGGAVRSFEAVFSVPDSHTQYVKDQTRQANYMTYGGYAFLTFVLGVLAIIYSILTRAHTSFKRGIILSLIYFAASVIGTLNMLPLLKSQGLNSFMLSFLIIFQIGVTLVMSATIYLSLVAGDGMWRKIGLNPWPRAKEPGYGKYVLHSMYTGYLWALILLGVQSILFFILERSIGTWSTTSADQSTYNMSYAWLFPIMAWMAGIGEETVYRLFGIRMMQKIVRNTFIACLIPTIIWALGHTLYPIYPVITRPIELTVIGLLFSFIMLRHGFIAVVFSHVIFNSLLMGLSLVFMGDAFNVSAGIFWIVLPAIVGYVIYKCNPNKKEKPYVTTPHHEVLQ
- the uvrC gene encoding excinuclease ABC subunit UvrC, with the protein product MDGFMTDLQEQEKALEHIRHKLALLPDMSGCYLMKNKEGTIIYVGKAKVLKNRVKSYFMGSHNGKTQRLVSEIRDFEYIVTGSNMEALILECNLIKKHMPRYNVLLKDDKTFPYLKITNEKHPRLEVTRRVLKDKAKYFGPYPNSYAAHQTKKLLDRMYPLRKCGVMPKEVCLYFHMGQCLAPCVEEVNKEQYDEISQEIGSFLSGGHEEIKKDLQRKMQEAAEDLYFERAKELRDQVIAIDAIMEKQKITMADARDRDVFGFAIDKGWMCVQILYMRQGKMIERHVSTFPFYGEAYSDFMSYVTQYYSDNPALPQEILLPDMPKELEVADTIQNEAESEAVVSAAVTAETTEEQWQVKTDEPLVAETSVTYETNMEPAQTPSALEESTALTEDPEHNDPDSTSSTRESQPAGLEEPAQAAAALQEWLEIKVHIPQRGLKRQMITMAVDNARVALEEKFRLIERNEERTSKASEGLGRWIGLDQLRRIEAFDNSNIQGTNPVSAMIVFTDGKPDKKEYRKYKVRSVEGPDDYETMREVIRRRYERVLKENLTQPDLIVVDGGKGQISAAVDVLENELGLFIPVCGLVKDAKHKTSQLMIGNPPEVISLPRDSQEFYLLQRIQEEVHRFAISFHREQRGKSMVTSRLDSIPGIGEKRRKLLLKHFGSLRKIKEASVEDFRPLSIGDKLANQIIAALRDEES
- a CDS encoding YqzM family protein, giving the protein MDANVRISDPREHVNEEPRNDLFDLIAGVAGMGGLMTVIFFGMVIFKFLTE
- the trxA gene encoding thioredoxin, which produces MAIVNVSDQSFNAEVEGEGTVLVDFWAPWCGPCKMLAPILEELSTEVGDAVKIAKVNVDENPESASRFGVMSIPTLIFFKDGQPVDKVVGLNSKDALKGIIEKHQ